Below is a genomic region from Ancylomarina subtilis.
CTGCAACAACAGACATTTAATTGCCGATCCGGTCACAGCGGTCTTAAAGCAGTCAACTTTATTGAATTTCATCTGCGTTAGCTCAACCTCCACATCGATGTATTTCGAGATGGATTCACTGATGATGCTATCGGAAGTATAGGTAATGATATCCACATTATTCGCCATACTAAAATCGTGCAAACTGTGTATTTGCTCTTGAGAAAGGCTCTGCTCAAAAATATTTGCCTGCTGAGTTAAATCGGTAATCACCGCCCCATTGTATGAAATGATATAGGAACCGTATTTTTTTAAATCGAGCTCCTCGGCATACTGAAGCATAGCAGGCGTTGGACGTCCTGAAGCCAAAACGACATAAACACCCTGCTCCTGTGCTTTCATGAGCATTTCTTTGTTTCTATCTGATATGCTGTGATCGTCACGCAAAAGCGTATCGTCAAGATCAAGCACTAACATTTTATATTTCATCTGTTTACAATTGTCTGTTTTTGCCACATGCCACTCAGCATGAGCCTATCATCCTACCCCTGTATATAAAACTTACCTGTCATGACCGTTTCATCTGTCCTGAAAACATTATGAATGATCACAGGCAATCCTGACCTATGAATATAGACCGTCATGATTCTGTCTGATAAAATTCCGGGAATGGCTCCTTTTATCTCACTATTCTCCTCTCTCCTTCACAAATCCACTCTTCTCTTATTGGGGAAACTGATTTTAGAGATCGCAACCCATTTTCTTGAGATATGGAGCCTTGAGGCTTTCAATTTTCAGCCTGCGAAAGTATAAACAAATATCGATTTAGCGGCAAGAACAACTGTTCTATTTGCAAATCAGGGCGTAAAATAAAAAAGGTGCAGCCTTTCGACCACACCCGACCTATTTTAACCCCATTAAAATAGATACAAAAAATCCTTATCTCGCTTAATGATGCATTGTTTAAATACATCGACACGAAAAACATTTTTTTAATAAATCCTTGTCGTTTTGGACAAAAACAAATACAAGTATTTTTAACTTTAGGTTAGATGAAAGAATTGCACAAAGGTTGCGTTAGGATCTAAAAAAATATATATATTTTTTTTAGCTATGACTCATAATCAATTATACGACGGAAAGTTGAGTTCAACCTTGCAGCCTTCACCATAAACAGACTCCAACGAAATTTTAGCCTGATGCAAACGCATAATTTGTCGGGTAATACTCAAACCAATACCCGAACCATTCTCTCGTGTCGTGAAAAAGGGCACAAAAATATTTTTGATATCATCTGCTTTTATTCCTACACCATTATCAATGATTTTTATCAGGGTATTTCCCTCATTGGCTCTGCTGGCAAGCACCTGTAGAATCCCCCTATCGGTAATGGCATGTTGCGCATTCTGAATCAAATTGACCAAAACCTGAACCATGAGTTTTTCATCAGCCTCTATTAACAGATCATCTTCTTCGATAGAAAAGTGGTAATCAATTTTTGTATCATCATCCAGGGCGAGCAAAGCCTTAACATGCTCAAACAGATGTTTTAGACTGACCCTTTTTAATTGGGGTTTTGGTATTCGGGTGAGTTGACGGTAGTTATCTACAAAGTGCATCAAGCCCTCTCCTTGTTCCTGAATCACTTGTAAACCCAGTCGGGTTTTAGACAGGTTTTTCTCTCCTATCACACTTTCAGCATCAATCTGAGAATACGTTTGAACAAGTGTTTCTGAAAGTGAAGTTAAAGGCGCAATGGAATTCATAATCTCATGCGTCAGGACGGATATTAAACGCTGCCAGGACTCCAGCTCTGTGGCATCCATTTCACTTTTAATATCAGTGAAAGAAAGCAATTTCCAGTTTTCATTACCGAGCTTGATACAGGTACAGGATACAAGCAAATGCAAGGTTCTTTGTTTGACTTGCGTTTTTAAGACCCGACTCTCACCCGCTTTTATCCTCTGAAAAAGTTCAACCAAATTGGGATCCGTTTTCAATAAGGCTTTTATACTCACCAAATGATGTACTCCCAATAACTCCCTCCCCTTTCGGTTGATCCCCTCAACCATGCCCTGAGAATTAAAAGTCAGGATGCCCACGGCTGCATTCTCTATAATGGCATCACTTACAATCTCCTTCTGTTGGTATTTCATGCGAAGGTCTTTAATAATCTGATTCACCCCTTGCATGCTTTCTCGCAAAGCATCAAAGGATTTTCCTTCACCATAATGCTGCAGGTTGAGTGCCGTTTCATCATTTTTAACCGCCAGAAAAAATTGACTCAGTAATCGATTCGTTGAATTCAGATCGTGTAGCATACGGTAAAACAAATAAAGAATCAGAGCCATAGGGGCAAGAGCTAAAAGTGGGTAAACACTCACCCACAACAACCAGCCCATAGAAACAGAAAGAAGCACAATCAAACTGAGTTTCAATATTAATCGCACAAAGAGTTTCTTATAAATCATACTTCTTTAGTTTATTATAGAGTGTCGGACGGGTCACACCCAATTCATTTGCAATACGACTCATATTCCCCTCGTGATGCTCCAGGGCCAAAGCAATGATTTCCTTTTCCATATCAGCCAGACTGGTTGCTTTGTATTTCCCATTCCCCTTAGGGACTTGATGAAAAAGGAACTCATCTGCCATCAGTTTGTTGTTATCAGTAAGAATCACGGCCTTCTCTATGGTATGCTGCAATTCTCTCACATTACCCGGCCAGTTATATTGTATCAGCTTATCCAGAGTCTTTGACGAAAAGCACAGTTTAGGTTTGTCGTACTTTTGAGCATACTTACGCAGATAAAACTCAGCCAAAACGGCAATATCTTCTCCCCGTTTGCGCAATGGCGGCACATCAATATGTATGGTATTGATTCGATAGAGTAAATCTTCACGAAATTCCCCCTCGGCAACCATTTGTATCAGGTTTTTATTCGTGGCACAAACCAAACGAATATCAATCTCTCTGATTTGATTATCCCCCAAACGAATCAGTTGACGGGTTTGCAAAACGGACAGGAGTTTTGCTTGCATAGGCAAAGACAAATTACCAATCTCATCGAGAAAAAGGGTGCCACCCGAAGCCAATTCGAATCGGCCTGACTTATCGGCTTTAGCATCAGTAAAAGCACCTTTGACATGCCCAAACAGCTCACTCTCGAATAAGGATTCGGATACGGCGCCCATATCAACTGTAATCAGTGCAGCCTCCCGCCTTGCTGACTGGGCATGAATTTCACGAGCGATCAGCTCTTTTCCTGTGCCATTCTCACCCAATATGAGAACATTTACATCAGTAGTCGCAACTTTTTGTATAATCCTGTTTAAATTGAGCATAACCTTTGATCGCCCTATCATTTGAGTTTCACTCCGATTCAACACCTGGGTTAAACTTTGCTTCTCACCTTCCAGCCGATCAATCTTCTGTTTTGATTGCCGCAACTGAATAGCTGTTTGGATGGTCGTAATCAATTTTCTGTTATCCCAGGGTTTCAAAACAAAGTCCACAGCCCCTAACTTAATGGCTTTAACGGCCAGTTCCACATCGCCATATGCTGTCAATAGAATAATACTGAGCTTGGGATCGTGTTCCACTATTTTAGTCAACCAATAAATGCCTTCGTTACCCGTATTCACGCCTGCCGAAAAGTTCATATCCAACACCACGACATCAATCGCATGATTCTCCAGTGTACTCAACAGACAATTGGGATTAGATAAGGTGATCACCTCATCAAACTCATCCTGAAGCAGGAGTTGCAAGGCCACCAGGACGGATTTTTGATCATCAACAACTAAGATTTTTCCAGTAGACATAATTTCATAACTTTAGCTCATCAAATGTAAAAATAAGAAGCAAACCAGTCAACATAGTGTAAAATATTCTTACAGTCATTTTCATTTTTTTTACAATTGAAAAGCACTGTTCCAGAGATTTAGAACAACAAAACCCTGATTCTCTACACATAAACTCTTGTGGCATACCGATTGATTATCGATTTAGAACATAACGACAAGATCAATATCAAAAACTTGATCTGTATGAAATCAATAAAACAATCGTATCACAAAAATTATTGGCATGATAAAAATTGAAAACCTAAGCAAAAGATTCCGAACCGAAGATGTTGAGACTACCGCACTCAATCAAATTAATATTGAAATAAAAGAAGGTGAATTTGTTGCCATTATGGGACCCTCGGGTTGTGGCAAATCAACCCTACTTAATATTTTAGGTATGCTTGATAGTCCAACTTCAGGAAACTATTATTTTAACAAGCAGGAAGTCGGCAATCAAAAGGAAAGTCAACGCAATGCCATACGTAAAGGCAATATCAATTTTGTATTTCAAAGCTTTAACCTGATTGATGAGCTGAACGTTTTTCGCAATGTGGAGTTGCCTCTCAACTACCTTAATGTAAGTAAGGCTGATAAAAAGGCCAGAGTCTTAGAAGTTCTCGACCGCATGAAAATTGGGCATCGCAAGCACCATTACCCACAACAACTCTCAGGTGGACAACAACAGCGTGTAGCTATTGCCCGTGCCGTATCAGCCAACCCCAAACTTCTGCTTGCCGATGAGCCTACAGGTAATCTGGATTCTAAAACCGGGCTGGAAGTGATGAATCTACTCACCGAGCTCAATAGCGAAGGAACAACCATTGTGATGGTCACCCACTCTGAGCGAGATGCTGAATTTGCTCACCGCGTTATTCGCCTGTTTGATGGTGAAGTGATGACAGAAAAAACCGCCAAAGAATTCGCTACGATTAATTACTAAGCTAACACCAGAACCCATGATATTGAATCAAATTCTCAAGAATAAAAAATGGTATGGCATCAACACCCTAGGTATAGGACTTGCTTTTGCTGTTGCCCTTATCATATTCACCCACGTAAAAAAAGAACTCTCCTACGATAACTTCCACTCAAAGGCGGATGATATTTATCGTATCACAACCGAAGATCAACAATTAGAAGGACAACCACCAACATCGGGTATAGATGGGAAATTAATCCTTCCTCTTTATACAAATTTTCCTGACATTAAAGAAGTGGTTCGTCTTATTCACCCGGACAATACAGTTATAACTGCGGACAAAAATAATTTTTCAAGCAACCAGCTTTTTTTCACCAATAGCCAATTCTTCAAAGTTTTCGATTATAAATTATTACGAGGAAACAGAACAAGTTTATTTAATCAACCCAATCAGGTGGTTATTAGTAAAAAGACAGCACTGGCTTATTTTGGTACAGAAGAAGCTATCGGTAAAGAAATTAGTATTCAAGTCCAATACTTGTATTCAAAATCGGGCAATTATACCGTTGCTGGTGTTATGGATGACTTTCCAGAAAACTCACATTTTAAAGCAGATCTGTTATTTTCTATAAATAATAATGAGGATATCAACCAATTTCATACCTATACATATCTCTTATTACAAAAAGAACGAAACCTAAACTCTCTAAAGAGTTTAATAAATGCATACTGGAAGAAGAATACCAAGGACGGAGAACCTGATCCAATTTCTCAACTCATGCCCCTAAGAGATATTCACCTGTACAGTCACAATGCTGATGAGATGAGTACAAATGGTAGTATGACCTCCCTGATCATCTTAATTGCAGGTGCTTTGATTGTTTTTCTGATCGCCTTTATCAACTATACCAATTTAAATTACGTGCAGTTTATTACAGATCTCAAAGATTTTAAAGTCCGGATGATCAATGGCGCTTCCTTAGTCGATTTGGGTCAGATCATTTTTATTCGATCACTTATTCCCATCAGTTTTGCCATTCTTTTTGGTGGACTATTGGCTTATAATTTCGATACCATAAGTGCATCATCCTTTAATCTGGACATCTCAGCTTTCGATTTACTATGGATAAGCCTCATCTTTTATCTGATCTTTGCCTTGGCTTCACTATTACCATTGGCAACAACAAAAGTATCTAAAGACTTGGCTCGTTCACCTTATCAGGGATCTAAGAAGTTTGTAGCTTCACTCCTTTTCCAGTTTATGCTATCCATTGCTGCCATTATCACAACTATTGTCCTGCATAAACAAATCAATTTGGTGAATAACCTGCATCCCGGAGATGAGAAATCTGCTATTGTTGTTATGACGGATGTTCCCTATCATATGATTGCCAAATTCGAAGTTTTAAAGGAATCCTTTTTAAAACATTCCGAAATCCGAAATGTAAGTGCCGCCTTCTACAAACCCGGGCTTAACATACCTTTTTCTTATCCCTTTGAGATGGAAGGCGCTGATAAAACTGTCGAAAAGAAACTCAATATGTTTTCCATTGAAGAAGATTTTTTCAAGCTGTTTAATATCAAACCACTGGCAGGCTCATTAGATATGGGTATTACTTCATCAATACCATGGGAAAATATTGCCCTTAGAATACACGATCAAAACCCAAACAAAGATGAATTTATAAAAAATCTTAACAATTATACCAAAGAGCATGGTGGCTTTCAGGAAAAATATATTTTAAATCAGTCAGCATTAAAAGTGCTAGGCATTCAGAACCCTGAAGATGCCATCGGAAAATCTTTTCAATTCAATTTTATGGCTCCGGAACTGTTTCAAAAAGGTAAGGTGATTGCAGTGATTGGGGACTTGCACTATGGTGACATGTTTTCCAAGGAAGAGCCTATGGTTTTAGCTTCAAAAAATCTATTCAACAGTACCTTTATTGCAAAGATTGATCCCCGTAGAAAAGCTGAAGCACTTCAATCATTAAAAACAGAATGGGAAACTCTGTCACCTGATCATCCTTTCAGATATGAGTTTGTTGACGATTTGTATGAACAGATTTATTTTAACCAATACAAAGAGATGAAAGCTTTAACTCTGTTCTCCATCCTATCGATTGTTCTATCTGTATTGGGTATGTTTGCTTTGTCTTCATTTAGCATTCAACACAAAACCAAAGAGATTGGTATCAGAAAAGCCAATGGATCCACTTCTTTAGAAATTCTGACCTTATTGATAAGAGAATACACACAGTGGGTTGTTGTCGCCTTTCTGATTGCTTGCCCCATTGCCTATTATATCGCAAGAGATTGGCTGAGCAACTTTGCATATCATATTGAACTAAGCTGGTGGATATTTGTAGTATCCGGTGTTATGGCATTAATCATTGCTATACTAACGGTCAGCTGGCAAACCTGGAAAGCCGCTACACAGAATCCTGTGGAAGCACTTAAGTACGAGTAAATAAAAAACCGTTTCCTATTTACTTGCAAAGAAGACTTCCTCATTCCTGGGAAGTCTTCTTACTATTTTAGCCAGAAACAATTTACTTATTTAAATTCCATTTTGTCTTTTCTATCTGCAAGCAAGTCCGCTGTATAAAGTTTGAATTTCCTTTAACTTAATTATCTTTAAAGCTCATTCAAATATTCAATTCTCATGAAAAGATTAGGTCTTATTTTCTTTTTACTTCTACTAATATGTACTTCATGTCAGAAAAAGAAAGGGGATTGGTTCACCGTGGAGAAACTGGATAATAAAACTTATCGCATTAGGGAAAATCAGAGTAGTCAAGGCAATAGCTCCTACCTTATTATTGGCGATAAGGAAGCCCTACTCTTCGATTCAGGGTCAGGAGAAAATAAGACCGGGGACATAAAATTACTAGTCGATTCTTTAGCCGGAGAGCCGGTTACTTTATTGCATTCCCACTTTCATTTCGACCACATTGGGAATAGTAAAGCTTTTCCAGATGTTGCCCTACCCAATCTGCCAGATCTTCAAGATCGCCTGGGTGAAGATTCTTGCATTCATATCAGAGAACAGGAAAGTTTAATACCCCAAACTTGCATCTTAAAAATAAGAACGCAGTATCCCATAAATACAGAATTTAATCTGGGGAACAGAAAAATCAGCATTTATCATACGCCCGGTCATTCTCCCTGGTCTTTCACAATTGTTGATAAAAGAGGCAAATATCTCTTTGTTGGCGATTTAGCTTACAAAGGTCTTTTATTGGTTAATGATCTTGATGAATATCAAAATAGCCTTAGTCAGCTGATTCAGACTTGTGATTCATCCTATCAAATTCTTGCAGCACATGGAAATGAAGATCTGCTCTATTCGGATTTGGATAAAATCAGACTCGCTCTAAAAGCATTTCAGAACAAGAGACCAGCACCTAAAAAGGAAATCAATCTATTGGGCAATAGAAAAAAGATGTATGTTATTGATGGAATTCCATTTATTTATGATAAAACGGTGAATTATTAAAAAATTTTAATTTCAATTCCTCCTATGATCTAGAAGAGACTTAAACAGGTATTGAATTCAATTCCTAAAAGATGACATCTATATTGAGGTTTCAGTCTATCTGAAAAAGAAGAAAGATTATTCATAGAGTTATAGGTGAATCCACACAAAGAAAATGAAATTCAAATCTTTAGATTAAAGGTTTAGTCACTTCAACACACACGATCTTTTGTATCAAAAAAGGAGGTTGCTTTAAAAACAACCTCCTTATTTTTTTGTAGTTATATTCTTATAACTGATATGATCGAATTAAGTGATTCTTCTCATTTACGACAATGACATTATCCACTTCATCAATTAAGTAATTGGGCGTCTTATCCAATAATTCAATTTGTAAGTCCGTAGCTCCAGTCTTTTTATTTACCTTATAAATAAAATGTTGGTTTGGTGCATTCTTATTCTTCACCTTAGTAACAATGAACTTATGGCTCTTTATTGATTTTGAATTGGAGTATCTGGTTTTTGTTATTTCAATAACCGGTACCATATCACCACTTGTACTTTCTAAATACAAACCTCCTTGAACAGTCGTTTCTGATGTCCCATCAGTTTGATCTGCTGAGGTACGGTAAGCCCCATTGGATAATGAAGAAAGCATTTCTATATTATCAAGGTTTCCTTGAATATCAAAATCTACACCAGCTATAAACAAACCCAATTGAGCAGCATTCTTTAAACCACCCAAATCAGATGCAGGCTCAAAGTACTTTGTATATTTCACTTTCCCAGATGGCTCCAGTAAAGAAACATGTTGTCCAGTCTGTAACAGATATCCTGACCCATCAATGTATTCAGCCATTAGGGGTGTCTTCCTTTTTACATTTTCAAGTTCGACATCCTCAGCAAAAAGTTCTATTTGACCTGACTTCAAATCAAACTTATATCCCTTTTTATTCTCAAACAAAATAACTTTATCTTCGGTCTCGTCATATGTTACAGCCGGAATTGCTTTAAATTTCACATCTCTTTTCCAAACATCCTTCCCTTTTTCAAAATCTAAAATATTTGAACGCTCTGTCGAAATATATAAAACGCCCTTTTCAGTTGGTGTTACATAGTAAGAATAACCTTTTACCTTACTCTCCCATATTCTCTTTCCACTTTTATCAACCAAACAAATTGAACCTTCCTTTTCATTTTTACCAACTGCAATAAATCCTTTATCGTGAGCGATAA
It encodes:
- a CDS encoding Cof-type HAD-IIB family hydrolase, coding for MKYKMLVLDLDDTLLRDDHSISDRNKEMLMKAQEQGVYVVLASGRPTPAMLQYAEELDLKKYGSYIISYNGAVITDLTQQANIFEQSLSQEQIHSLHDFSMANNVDIITYTSDSIISESISKYIDVEVELTQMKFNKVDCFKTAVTGSAIKCLLLQEPEYLKTIEAKLKKEKPNESVALSKPFFLEVMPQGIDKAASIARLAEKLGISREEIIAVGNAGNDLSMVEYAGLGVWVDNVTPELRDRADLIVASNNNHGVAEVVEKYILV
- a CDS encoding sensor histidine kinase translates to MIYKKLFVRLILKLSLIVLLSVSMGWLLWVSVYPLLALAPMALILYLFYRMLHDLNSTNRLLSQFFLAVKNDETALNLQHYGEGKSFDALRESMQGVNQIIKDLRMKYQQKEIVSDAIIENAAVGILTFNSQGMVEGINRKGRELLGVHHLVSIKALLKTDPNLVELFQRIKAGESRVLKTQVKQRTLHLLVSCTCIKLGNENWKLLSFTDIKSEMDATELESWQRLISVLTHEIMNSIAPLTSLSETLVQTYSQIDAESVIGEKNLSKTRLGLQVIQEQGEGLMHFVDNYRQLTRIPKPQLKRVSLKHLFEHVKALLALDDDTKIDYHFSIEEDDLLIEADEKLMVQVLVNLIQNAQHAITDRGILQVLASRANEGNTLIKIIDNGVGIKADDIKNIFVPFFTTRENGSGIGLSITRQIMRLHQAKISLESVYGEGCKVELNFPSYN
- a CDS encoding sigma-54-dependent transcriptional regulator, translated to MSTGKILVVDDQKSVLVALQLLLQDEFDEVITLSNPNCLLSTLENHAIDVVVLDMNFSAGVNTGNEGIYWLTKIVEHDPKLSIILLTAYGDVELAVKAIKLGAVDFVLKPWDNRKLITTIQTAIQLRQSKQKIDRLEGEKQSLTQVLNRSETQMIGRSKVMLNLNRIIQKVATTDVNVLILGENGTGKELIAREIHAQSARREAALITVDMGAVSESLFESELFGHVKGAFTDAKADKSGRFELASGGTLFLDEIGNLSLPMQAKLLSVLQTRQLIRLGDNQIREIDIRLVCATNKNLIQMVAEGEFREDLLYRINTIHIDVPPLRKRGEDIAVLAEFYLRKYAQKYDKPKLCFSSKTLDKLIQYNWPGNVRELQHTIEKAVILTDNNKLMADEFLFHQVPKGNGKYKATSLADMEKEIIALALEHHEGNMSRIANELGVTRPTLYNKLKKYDL
- a CDS encoding ABC transporter ATP-binding protein, producing MIKIENLSKRFRTEDVETTALNQINIEIKEGEFVAIMGPSGCGKSTLLNILGMLDSPTSGNYYFNKQEVGNQKESQRNAIRKGNINFVFQSFNLIDELNVFRNVELPLNYLNVSKADKKARVLEVLDRMKIGHRKHHYPQQLSGGQQQRVAIARAVSANPKLLLADEPTGNLDSKTGLEVMNLLTELNSEGTTIVMVTHSERDAEFAHRVIRLFDGEVMTEKTAKEFATINY
- a CDS encoding ABC transporter permease, with the protein product MILNQILKNKKWYGINTLGIGLAFAVALIIFTHVKKELSYDNFHSKADDIYRITTEDQQLEGQPPTSGIDGKLILPLYTNFPDIKEVVRLIHPDNTVITADKNNFSSNQLFFTNSQFFKVFDYKLLRGNRTSLFNQPNQVVISKKTALAYFGTEEAIGKEISIQVQYLYSKSGNYTVAGVMDDFPENSHFKADLLFSINNNEDINQFHTYTYLLLQKERNLNSLKSLINAYWKKNTKDGEPDPISQLMPLRDIHLYSHNADEMSTNGSMTSLIILIAGALIVFLIAFINYTNLNYVQFITDLKDFKVRMINGASLVDLGQIIFIRSLIPISFAILFGGLLAYNFDTISASSFNLDISAFDLLWISLIFYLIFALASLLPLATTKVSKDLARSPYQGSKKFVASLLFQFMLSIAAIITTIVLHKQINLVNNLHPGDEKSAIVVMTDVPYHMIAKFEVLKESFLKHSEIRNVSAAFYKPGLNIPFSYPFEMEGADKTVEKKLNMFSIEEDFFKLFNIKPLAGSLDMGITSSIPWENIALRIHDQNPNKDEFIKNLNNYTKEHGGFQEKYILNQSALKVLGIQNPEDAIGKSFQFNFMAPELFQKGKVIAVIGDLHYGDMFSKEEPMVLASKNLFNSTFIAKIDPRRKAEALQSLKTEWETLSPDHPFRYEFVDDLYEQIYFNQYKEMKALTLFSILSIVLSVLGMFALSSFSIQHKTKEIGIRKANGSTSLEILTLLIREYTQWVVVAFLIACPIAYYIARDWLSNFAYHIELSWWIFVVSGVMALIIAILTVSWQTWKAATQNPVEALKYE
- a CDS encoding MBL fold metallo-hydrolase, producing MKRLGLIFFLLLLICTSCQKKKGDWFTVEKLDNKTYRIRENQSSQGNSSYLIIGDKEALLFDSGSGENKTGDIKLLVDSLAGEPVTLLHSHFHFDHIGNSKAFPDVALPNLPDLQDRLGEDSCIHIREQESLIPQTCILKIRTQYPINTEFNLGNRKISIYHTPGHSPWSFTIVDKRGKYLFVGDLAYKGLLLVNDLDEYQNSLSQLIQTCDSSYQILAAHGNEDLLYSDLDKIRLALKAFQNKRPAPKKEINLLGNRKKMYVIDGIPFIYDKTVNY
- a CDS encoding PQQ-binding-like beta-propeller repeat protein — encoded protein: MYKSMMRLFVLTVVSLLLVKPAYSQNKMWEVDLKEALYEVGWIKQSNDGLIIASGAKGLLAMNNKTGEIVWQNTELKAVDKNSYMNIDGLPIIYVEYVPVVGKMRGLLINSSNGDILFDTKDEQYRIKDFTLIPNKGIILFELLKGNLRKMMCFSLKTWKMDWIASLGESKGLMNKYTKRSFVNHGPFFNQDNNIILGINNEIYTINSTSGEVVWQYEANKKINALVFSDINNSLYVGVKKSKKLKVLNPANGEDITPGKLKLKGTLVDVRPDNEDNLILVETEGFNIIDPKTNDFKWKKSFKIDFLEEVIAHDKGFIAVGKNEKEGSICLVDKSGKRIWESKVKGYSYYVTPTEKGVLYISTERSNILDFEKGKDVWKRDVKFKAIPAVTYDETEDKVILFENKKGYKFDLKSGQIELFAEDVELENVKRKTPLMAEYIDGSGYLLQTGQHVSLLEPSGKVKYTKYFEPASDLGGLKNAAQLGLFIAGVDFDIQGNLDNIEMLSSLSNGAYRTSADQTDGTSETTVQGGLYLESTSGDMVPVIEITKTRYSNSKSIKSHKFIVTKVKNKNAPNQHFIYKVNKKTGATDLQIELLDKTPNYLIDEVDNVIVVNEKNHLIRSYQL